TTACTCTTTTTTTAAAACTCTAATAGTTGTGATATAATCACTTTTCAAAACTATTAGAGTACTTACTTTTTTTAAGATTACTTTTCTTGACTAAATAGTACAATCATCAAAAAGATTAAATAATGACAGACTCAAATAAAAATATATTTTATATCCTAATGTTCTTTGCCATGATTGGATGGGGAGGTTCATGGGTAAATGTAAAAGTTTTAAGTAATTATATCAATGAATATGATGTTATGTTTTTTAGATATATTATTACTGCTATTACTATGATTCCTATAATAGTAGTTCTTAGAAAATCTTTTAAAATTGATACAAAAAGTTTTCTTATAGTTATTGTAGCTTCTATTATTCTTGTTGTTTATATGAAGTATTTTTATTTAGGAACAAAACTTGGAACAGCCAGTTTAGGTGGTGCTTTTGTAACAACGCTTATTCCAATAAACACTTTTTTAATACTTGCTATTTTTGGAAGTAAAAAGATATTCAAAAAAGATTATTTTGCTTTATTTCTTGGAGCTATAGGTGTTTTAACTATGTTAAATGTTTGGGGAACAGACTCTGATGAAATATTTGTTATTCATAATTTATATTTTATTTTAGCTTCAATTCTCTGGGCACTTTTAACAATTACTAGTTCAAAAGCTACAAAAATATCCCCAATAGTATTTACCTTTTATATGTATCTTGTATGTAGTTTCATATCTATATTTTTTATGGATTTTTCTACTATTGCATATGATAAATTTGATTCAATATTTTATATAAACTTATTTGCAATTACAATTTTTGCTTCTACTTTTGCTAATACAATTTTCTTTTTAGGAATAGAAAAACTAGGAGCTGCGAATGTAAGTAGTTTTATCTTTTTAGTACCTTTTTCTGCAATTACACTTAGTGCAATATTTTTAAAAGAAGAGATTACCTTTTCAATTATTATTGG
The DNA window shown above is from Halarcobacter mediterraneus and carries:
- a CDS encoding DMT family transporter; translated protein: MTDSNKNIFYILMFFAMIGWGGSWVNVKVLSNYINEYDVMFFRYIITAITMIPIIVVLRKSFKIDTKSFLIVIVASIILVVYMKYFYLGTKLGTASLGGAFVTTLIPINTFLILAIFGSKKIFKKDYFALFLGAIGVLTMLNVWGTDSDEIFVIHNLYFILASILWALLTITSSKATKISPIVFTFYMYLVCSFISIFFMDFSTIAYDKFDSIFYINLFAITIFASTFANTIFFLGIEKLGAANVSSFIFLVPFSAITLSAIFLKEEITFSIIIGTIMTIIAVKILNNIKIKKKKK